In the genome of Lathyrus oleraceus cultivar Zhongwan6 chromosome 4, CAAS_Psat_ZW6_1.0, whole genome shotgun sequence, the window AACGGGGGGAGTATGAAGAGTCAAGAGAGCGAAAATCTGGCATTCGAACTCAAATTAGCATGTGGAAACATGATAAAAATAATATCTTGTTCATTGTGACATTTAAATGTGGTTTGGAAGCAAAACACACAATGTAAGGAAACTTTTCCATATTGATTTTAACGAGACTAATAGTTATATATTATagaataaaaaaatataatacatAATTATTCTAAACAGAAAAGAGAATTAAAGTATAGTTTTATTCGATAAATTTCAATCTTTGTTAAAAATATAAATGCTAGTTTTATATACAATATTTTTGGGTATGATGATGTGATGTAGATGAAATGATGATGTGATGTAGATGAAATGATGATGTGATGTAGATGAACTGTTCTAAttaaaaatttattaaaattgattaaaattGATTATGTTTGGAGATGGATGATTTTGTGAAATAAAATTTAAAATGATGTATTTTAATGAGAGTTTGTGGAAGGTATATCATTGTATTTCATGGCATATGCATATCTATCCTATGTGGCGGGTTGCCAATGTGACAAGCTTCATGTGTGGCCGATATTTTCCCATTGGTATCGAAGTATTTTGTATGGAAGTTGTTTGTATTGCAGTTTTATATCCGGATCATTTAGATTTAAGAGCATGCATATTTACACCTAAAAATATTTGTAAAATAATAACTTTTTGTAGATTTGATTTCTCTTAAAATGTTATGTTTTGTTTGATTTGATATGGATGATGGAAGATTGACTTCTAACCAATAATATATTAGATATTAATGAGTTCAAGATGTGAAGATACAAGGATAAAATATTTTCCGGAATTAGGGATTTAATAAAGAGTTTTGATctttataattttatttataaaaaaatatcattttattATCAAAATTTATATTATCAAAATTTTAGAAAGAATTTGTAATGTCTTAAATAgttattttaataatttttattaaattataaTTTTTAGGAATTATTATAAAtgattattttatttaaatacAACAAATGTTCACATGTATTTTTTTTTAGAACGTAGTAAAGGTGCAAAATTTTATGAAGATTGACCCTTAAAAAATTTACAAATATATTTCTGAGTTCGTTTCTTTTGGGCTTTTTAGTTTGTTATTGTATGTAAAAAGAAGTTGTATATTTTTATATCATTcttatatttatttatattcaaatatttttatatctTTCCTACTTTTATTAATATTCAAATATTTATAAACTTACTTATATAATCTTGATTATTAAATATCATTAAATGTATTAAGATGATATATCTATTaatatcttatatatatatatatatatatatatatatatatatatatatatatatatatatatatatttgacCTATGAAAATCTTTTCTTGTTTGGCGCCAATTCTTGTGTGCCGTCTTCACCTAATATCTCTCCCTCTGTCTTGCACACCAACGTGCGATTCTTGTTCTGTCTTGCACACCAACGTGCGATTCTTGTTCTGTCTTGCACACCAACGTGCGATTCTTGTTCCTTTCAATTTAATAACACTTTTTCTCCCCTAACGCACAACGATTTTTCTATATTTTGTTTGTTGATCTTGTTCTTTTGTCTGTAATAATGGCTGGTGGTGTTTCGAGTCGAACTCGTAGCAAGAATGTTCAGTTGTTCAAAAGTCTTTCCCTTGATGGATCATCTTCTTCTAAATTAAAGCGTAGTAGAATGAATTATGAAGATGAAACAGGTTTTGACCCTGCTTCTTGTTCTAAAAAAACTAGGGTAAAAGAAAGGCCTTTTGTCTTGTCTCAAAATATTAAGGTTATTTGcattgatgatgatgatgagaaGATGTTTGAGGGTGGCGGTGATGTCAAAAGAAAATTAGGGAGTGATGAAAGTGGAAGAATTGATGGGTTTGATGCTAAAAAAAAAGTAGAGAGTGTTGGAGGAAGTCATGATGACTCTGTTGATAAAGATGAAAACCTTGTTGATGAAAACTGTGATTGGACATCTGAAAACCCGATTACAAATTCAGATGATGAATCTGAATctgatgaagatgaagatgaaagtGAGACTAGTGATGAAGAATTTCAAGTTAATGAAGTGCTTGAAGTTTCTGATAGTGATAATATCAATTCTTCTTCTTATgacaatgatgatgatgaagaggaggaggaggaggagaaAGAAGAGAAGAAAAATGTTTGGAGAAAATACTTCAGTGTGGTGGAGGAGCTGGTGAGAGAGGTGAAAGATGAAAAAAGTGGAGTGAAAGGTGGGGAAAGTGGAATTTCGGAGAGCAATAGTATTGAGGAGGTAGAGATTGAGAATAGTTCTTCTTCTGTACACAATCAAGAATCGGAGAGTGCATATTATGGTAGTGTAACAACCTCTAGTGCCTTAGAGAAGAAGGGTTCTTTTGATCCTATGAAAGCTTGTTGTTCTTCAAGCCTGAATGAAGCTTTCTCAGAGACAACAAAATCAAAAAGTGTGGAAAATGTCTCTcttgttgatgatgatgatgttaaTGAAAGTGTGAATGTTGATGATTATGATGAAGGAAAAGAGCAATGTGTCCGAGGATTAGGTGTTGAAAGAGTTTCTTTATTTCAAACGAAGCAAGAAAAGCTGGGGGATTCAGATAAGCACACAATCATGGAGAGCAAAGAAAGGGAACATGAAGGTAGAGCTAACATATGTAATGATGAGAAGACGGAGAACAAAGAAAGGGATCATGGAGGTAGAGTTAACATCTGTAATGGTGAGAAAAAGGAACCCATGGAGAACAAAGAAAGGGATCATGGAGGTAGTGTTAACATCTGTAATGGTGAGAAAAAGGAATTCATGGAGAGCAAAGAAAGGGATCATGAAGGTAGAGTTAACATATGTAATGGTGAGAAGAAGGAATCCATGGATAACAATGGTTTGATGAATCAAAGGGATAAAAGCACACTTTTTCTGCCAAAGGAGTTGCGTTTAACTAAACGCCTTGCTGAATTCTACTGGGGCAACAAGACTACAGTGAAGAATGATGATTTCATTGTGATGGAGGTGAAGGGTGATGTGGTTGATCAGCAGCCACCACTGGTTTCTGTTGAGACGCATCCATTGATATGGAGCCTTAAGAAGGTGAAAAAAATCCAAAAGACCAAAGAGGAGGAGGAGGAGCAAGTGTTATGGGATGAAATGAATGCATCACTTAGAGAAGAAGAAGCTGAATCTATGGTAATCCACCTCTTTAACAACATTTTAATATCAATTTGTCAACTATAGGTTTAGTACATAAGctgattttgattttaaatttaaATTGTTTATATGCTTAAACTTTGGTCTAAATGATATCTATAAGAAACTCAATGAAAACTGTAAGGAGAAATCTGTGACAGTGATTaatttaagtgtgttacaatctGCAGATTGGAAATTTAGGGGAAAATGGAAAAATGGCAAGTCCATATTCTCTCTGTGAACATAATACTTTTCTCGACGAAGAGATTGGTGTATATTGCAAATTGTGTGGTTTTGTTGTCACTGATATCAAACATGTGTCACCACCAGTGGTAAGCATGGTTTTATGTCGATTTATATATAAACTAACTTGCTTAATATTTTCATcttgattttgattaaaaaaatttgAACACTTTGATATGCGATTTAGTACAAAGGGTTGTTTAATTGTGGCAATAGCACTCTAGCATAGTGGAGTTTAAACAATAGAGATTGTTTTTTCACTGAGATATGTTGATAAGATGCACTGAGTTTTACATACTTGTATTGCACATGACACAGGTTGATAGATTTCCCAACGAAGGTTCGGGAAAAAGAGCTTCGATTGATAATTCAGTAAATGTCTCACGCTTTGATGGATCTCAGTTCAATGTTTCTGATGGCGGTGACTCAGAGGCTAATCATTTCTCTCATGATAAAGGCACAGTTTGGGACCTAATTCCTGATgtgaaacaaactttatatccTCACCAACAAGAAGGATTTGAGTTCATTTGGAAAAACTTGGCAGGAAACATCAATCTTCCCGAGTTGAAGTACGCCGATCCTCACAGAGAGGGTGGCTGTATTATTTCACATGCTCCCGGAACTGGAAAGACAAGGTTGACCATAGTGTTTCTCATGGCTTATTTGAAACTTTTCCCCGACTGTCATCCTGTTATTGTTGCTCCTGCGAGTTTGTTACTTACTTGGGAAGATGAGTTCAAAAAATGGGACATTGGGGTTCCATTTCACAATTTTAACAATCTTGAATTATCTGATAAAGAGTATGAAGATGCTGTTAATGCAGATAATTGGTATAATTTACCTCATAGTAAAGATGCAACCCGAAAGGCGAAACTGATTTCATGGTTTAAAGAAAAGAGCATTATGGGAATCAGTTACAATTTATACGAGAAGCTAGCCGGAGGAGGAGGAGAATCCGAagataagaaaaagaaaaaatatgcAAGTGTGGAGAAGAGAAAAGAAAACAGTGATATCGGAAAGGTTCTACGCGAAATTCCTGGTTTGTTGGTGTTAGATGAAGGACACACACCAAGAAATCAAAGAAGTCGTATTTGGAAGGTATTGTCGAAGATTCAAACAAAGAAGCGAATTATACTTTCTGGAACTCCTTTCCAAAACAATTTCTATGAACTTTACAACACTTTGAGCTTAGTGAAGCCTTCTTTTCCTAACACCATACCGCGTGAGCTGAAGAAGTTTTGCCAGAAGCAGGAAACTAAAAAAAGGTCGAAAGAATGGAGCTGGGAACCAATTTATGGCAACACAACAGAAAATCCTTGTGACAATAAGATCATGCAATTGAAGTTTCTAATGGATCCCTTTGTTCATGTTCACAAAGGCGCGATCCTTCAAAAGAAGCTTCCTGGACTAAGAGATTGTGTGGTGGCTTTGAAGCCGGACCCTTTGCAGAAACAAATTCTTGAGAGCATTCGAAGTTGTCAAAACACATTGATCTTCGAGCATAAACTGACAATGGCATCTGTCCATCCATCTCTTTTGCTCGAATGCGGTCTTTTGGAAGAAGAGGAATCTGTTATTGACAAGAAGCGGTTAGAAAAGCTTAGATTGAACCCCTACGAAGGCGTGAAAACAAAGTTTTTGGTGGAGTTTGTGAGACTTTGTGATGCTGTTAATGAGAAAGTTCTTGTGTTCAGCCAATATATCCGTCCTTTAAGCTTAATTAAAGACCAATTAAACATGGCTTTTAATTGGAGCGAGGGGAAGGAAATGCTGTACATGGACGGAAAGGTTGATCTAAAGGACAAACAATCCTTAATCCATAGCTTCAATGATGAAAATTGCCAAGCAAAGATTCTCCTTGCATCGACAAAAGCTT includes:
- the LOC127075405 gene encoding SNF2 domain-containing protein CLASSY 4, giving the protein MAGGVSSRTRSKNVQLFKSLSLDGSSSSKLKRSRMNYEDETGFDPASCSKKTRVKERPFVLSQNIKVICIDDDDEKMFEGGGDVKRKLGSDESGRIDGFDAKKKVESVGGSHDDSVDKDENLVDENCDWTSENPITNSDDESESDEDEDESETSDEEFQVNEVLEVSDSDNINSSSYDNDDDEEEEEEEKEEKKNVWRKYFSVVEELVREVKDEKSGVKGGESGISESNSIEEVEIENSSSSVHNQESESAYYGSVTTSSALEKKGSFDPMKACCSSSLNEAFSETTKSKSVENVSLVDDDDVNESVNVDDYDEGKEQCVRGLGVERVSLFQTKQEKLGDSDKHTIMESKEREHEGRANICNDEKTENKERDHGGRVNICNGEKKEPMENKERDHGGSVNICNGEKKEFMESKERDHEGRVNICNGEKKESMDNNGLMNQRDKSTLFLPKELRLTKRLAEFYWGNKTTVKNDDFIVMEVKGDVVDQQPPLVSVETHPLIWSLKKVKKIQKTKEEEEEQVLWDEMNASLREEEAESMIGNLGENGKMASPYSLCEHNTFLDEEIGVYCKLCGFVVTDIKHVSPPVVDRFPNEGSGKRASIDNSVNVSRFDGSQFNVSDGGDSEANHFSHDKGTVWDLIPDVKQTLYPHQQEGFEFIWKNLAGNINLPELKYADPHREGGCIISHAPGTGKTRLTIVFLMAYLKLFPDCHPVIVAPASLLLTWEDEFKKWDIGVPFHNFNNLELSDKEYEDAVNADNWYNLPHSKDATRKAKLISWFKEKSIMGISYNLYEKLAGGGGESEDKKKKKYASVEKRKENSDIGKVLREIPGLLVLDEGHTPRNQRSRIWKVLSKIQTKKRIILSGTPFQNNFYELYNTLSLVKPSFPNTIPRELKKFCQKQETKKRSKEWSWEPIYGNTTENPCDNKIMQLKFLMDPFVHVHKGAILQKKLPGLRDCVVALKPDPLQKQILESIRSCQNTLIFEHKLTMASVHPSLLLECGLLEEEESVIDKKRLEKLRLNPYEGVKTKFLVEFVRLCDAVNEKVLVFSQYIRPLSLIKDQLNMAFNWSEGKEMLYMDGKVDLKDKQSLIHSFNDENCQAKILLASTKACSEGISLVGASRVVLLDVVWNPSVERQAISRAYRIGQKKVVYTYHLLTQGTTEYLKYCKQAEKDWLSQLVFSTKNTDNDELKSCAVEFEDRVLDQMKHHEKLKHMFGECVLQPKERDFVHSFGRSL